In Leucobacter denitrificans, the genomic window ATGACAGCGATTGGCCCGGTCGATATTCTCGCGAAGGACTCTGAGGGTGTGTCGATCGCAGTGGAGATCAAACGCCGCGGAGGCATCGACGGCGTAGAGCAACTCACGAGGTACCTCGAACTCATGAACCGTGACCCGAAGCTCGCGCCCGTGCAGGGCGTGTTTGCGGCCCAGGAGATCAAGCCGCAGGCGCGCACTCTCGCCGAGGATCGCGGGATCCGCTGCCTCGTGCTCGACTACGACGCAATGCGCGGCATGGAAGACGTGAACACCCTCTTCTAGTTACGCAGCAACCCGCGCGAGCGGAGAAACTCAAGGATCATTGACGCGACCGGTTCGGGGCTCTTGATAATTGCCTCATGACCGCGGTCTTCGATCTCTGACATCTCGCTGTTCGGAATCGCATCTGCGATCTCAGAAACCCAGTTTCTCGGGCACACTCGATCAGTCTCGCCGCGAAGCACCAGCGTGGGGGCAGCGATCTTCGCACAGATCGCCTCGAGCCGGTGCTCAAGCATGAATTTCAGCTTATTCACGAACCAGATCGGACTCGTTTTCAGATACTCCCACAGCCCGAGCAACAGTACCTTTGGCCCTTCACCGACTAGGTCCTGCATCATTCGTGCTGCCTGCTTAAGCGCCGTGCGCTCTCGTCTGTTGACTGTCGGCGCGATGAGCACGAGCGCGCGAACAAGTTCTGGGTGCTTGCATGCAATCTCGGCAGCAATTTGAGTACCCATCGAATGCCCTACAAGCACAACCTGCTGGTAGGTCTCGTCACGAATGAACTCTGCAAGAACCTCGGCGGTTTCCTCGAGAGTTGCTGCACTTCCCGGCTCGGGTGAGTCGCCAAAGCCCGGGAGATCCACCGCGATCACCCGCCCCGCGCTCGCGAGCACATCGTTTACATCAGCAAACACGATGCGCCCCATGCCAATGCCGTGCAGCATCACGAAGGTCTCTGCGCCCTCGCCGCGCACCTCGGTGTATGCCATGACAACCTCGCCGCGAGTGTACCGACGGTCGAGGCTTTCGAACCCGCTCACGCGAGGCCCTTGAGAATGATGTCGAGGCCACGCTCGAACGACGAATCGAGGTCGCTAGACATGGCAGCAGGCTCGGCCTCGCTGTCATCTCGGTGCCGACCAGCCGGTGGATCAATCAGCGCGCCAAACGCCTCGGCCTGTCGATGCGTTTGGGTCGACTGGGCATGACCGAAGGTGTACAGCAGGAGCGTGCGTGCACCGTCCGAGCCGACGAGCTCAGCGATCCGCTCTTCGATCTCTGACGAACCAAGCCTGAAGGCCGTTGCCGTGGCGACGACATCGGCGCCGTCGCGCACCGCAAGCATTGCGTCACGCAGCTCGATGCAGAGCAGGCGTGGGTCTCGCGATTCGGCCGCGGTTACCGGATCCACAATCTCATCGGCCATGAGAGCGAGCAGGTGCTGCTTGTTGGGCACGTGATGGTACAGCGCGCTCGGCTGCACCTCGAGCTCGGCGGCAACTCGCCGCATCGAGCACCCTTCGAGGCCCTGGGCCTGCAGCACGCGCAGGGCCGCTAAAACGACGTCTGCTCTCGTGTTGCGCATTTGCCAAGCCTATCGTAACCTGAACACTGTTCAACAGAACACCGTTCAGGTACAAGGAGCCGCAATGACCGCCGCACAGATCACCACCGACCCAGAGGGCACCCGCCCCCGCAGGCGACCCGCGACCGACCTTGCGCTCAT contains:
- a CDS encoding TetR/AcrR family transcriptional regulator, giving the protein MRNTRADVVLAALRVLQAQGLEGCSMRRVAAELEVQPSALYHHVPNKQHLLALMADEIVDPVTAAESRDPRLLCIELRDAMLAVRDGADVVATATAFRLGSSEIEERIAELVGSDGARTLLLYTFGHAQSTQTHRQAEAFGALIDPPAGRHRDDSEAEPAAMSSDLDSSFERGLDIILKGLA
- a CDS encoding alpha/beta fold hydrolase yields the protein MSGFESLDRRYTRGEVVMAYTEVRGEGAETFVMLHGIGMGRIVFADVNDVLASAGRVIAVDLPGFGDSPEPGSAATLEETAEVLAEFIRDETYQQVVLVGHSMGTQIAAEIACKHPELVRALVLIAPTVNRRERTALKQAARMMQDLVGEGPKVLLLGLWEYLKTSPIWFVNKLKFMLEHRLEAICAKIAAPTLVLRGETDRVCPRNWVSEIADAIPNSEMSEIEDRGHEAIIKSPEPVASMILEFLRSRGLLRN